In Myxococcus stipitatus, the following are encoded in one genomic region:
- a CDS encoding lamin tail domain-containing protein translates to MAALGAVLLVQFGCSDDDGRCVGEKCGPPVTAACGNGAVEEGEQCDDGNQVGGDGCEADCSTTPVRAKAVCGNGKLEEAEVCDDGNTVDGDGCQADCSLSVTRCAGADAPPLANGATCAVTKVGNASRLITGTVLLENETLVGGQVLVDEQGVIVCAACNCGPLEGNSPATEVSCPTGVISPGLINAHEHINYRSPPLTASDERYEQRLDWHQGLRQHTEIKNSSASGNDAVSFAELRHLMAGTTSIAGAGSGGSAGLLRNLDQALVSRQEGPDLWPVVSPLYPLGETATDTYAEGCGYSTLPRTSSLPRFAAYLPHIAEGINKEAFNEFRCVSTGTADVLKPRTALVQGIALTAREIAQMADRGTGLVWTPRSNVALYGDTAMLPAFKRSGVSVSLSTEWIQSGSMNLLRELKCADSLNTTYFSRAYSDQELWLMTTANAAEALNAQSRLGRIAPGMLGDLAIFSLRTFEKSPHRAVITAEPGDVVLAMRGGKALYGDQALVEALKGAAESCDTVDVCGKPKSACLQSEVNKTMAALQTANPTAYPLFACGVPEGEPVCQPRRIANDPKFPASVTGSTVYSGETRADDPDGDGLKGRADNCPFVFNPIRPMDGGKQADSDGDGVGDACDVCPLAANSTTCEPKVVGDDDHDGIPTWQDNCPFVANPDQADKDGDGKGDACDTCDVPNPGNLGCPSTIHALKTPDGDRLPLNGKEVSLTDVIVTAVVKGTTATNMGYWLQVHPLPSGTSVEYSGVYVYSPKADLAVGDRVDITTGTLTVFNGLPELVDVKYSRRSTRNTLPSPVVVTSSEVRTGGPRAAALEGVLVEVQDVGVSSEADQFMQFLVNESGDPTQPSLMVDDFAYTYAAQTLGTRYGALRGVLTYNFSDSKLIPRSIADLAPPLPTLTGFGPGGYVRMGGTGPVSTFPQVLTLTLSGAYSEALDVVVTSSNSSALRVVNGVVTVPKGQSSVEVKVEPLASASNVTLTATLRGNSRQASFRVLGAAELPEVVHVTPSDATVVPGGSVSFTVELDRPAPANATVALSVNPATGFGTLTPANGVLPVALNATQATFSLTVDETAVGPTGSVSAAVGASSASATVTLDMTAPRLVSLTPAGPVTVAYGQTQEFRVTLSSAPTADVSLALAATPGTGVTRFGTVPATVTVPAGATEATFLFTADAQGDGAGTVSVSLLGVHRSTQVTVTPPPAKLASISPERPTVYFGAHQAFTLTLDRRAVAGGATIQLALTPATGLGTLEAATVTVAEGATQAQVIFTAGTVASSGTLTATYDGVTKTAEITTAERPAPGHIVVNEFDYDPVGTDSTVLREFVEIYNPSAGPVSLSGVFLVLVNGNATPPTSYDKIDLSSLTSLAPGEFLVVGHANVVDPLQGLPGIKVLTLASNKSIQNGGTGGDAIALYDSTQDTLIDTVSYTGSVSAATIQGGTGKVFNFVEGPRSPSGLVDANANGSLGRNPEGADTDDNVDDFRFSTTLTPGRANVITP, encoded by the coding sequence TTGGCCGCGCTTGGCGCGGTGTTGTTGGTGCAATTTGGTTGCTCGGATGACGATGGAAGGTGCGTCGGCGAGAAGTGCGGTCCCCCTGTCACCGCGGCATGTGGCAACGGCGCGGTGGAGGAGGGCGAGCAGTGCGACGACGGCAACCAGGTCGGCGGTGATGGTTGCGAGGCGGACTGCTCGACCACTCCGGTGCGGGCGAAGGCCGTCTGTGGCAACGGGAAGTTGGAAGAAGCCGAGGTATGTGACGACGGCAACACCGTGGACGGCGATGGCTGTCAGGCGGACTGCTCGCTGTCGGTGACTCGCTGCGCGGGGGCGGATGCGCCTCCCCTGGCGAACGGCGCGACGTGTGCGGTGACCAAGGTCGGCAACGCCTCGCGGCTCATCACGGGCACGGTGCTGTTGGAGAATGAGACGCTGGTGGGCGGGCAGGTGCTGGTGGATGAGCAGGGCGTCATCGTCTGCGCGGCGTGCAACTGCGGCCCGCTCGAGGGGAACAGCCCGGCCACCGAGGTGTCGTGCCCGACGGGTGTCATCTCCCCGGGCCTCATCAACGCGCACGAGCACATCAACTACCGGTCGCCACCGCTCACGGCGTCGGACGAGCGCTACGAGCAGCGCCTGGACTGGCACCAGGGCCTGCGCCAGCACACGGAGATCAAGAACAGCAGCGCGTCGGGGAACGACGCGGTGAGCTTCGCGGAGCTTCGCCACCTGATGGCGGGCACCACGTCCATCGCGGGCGCGGGGTCGGGCGGTTCCGCGGGACTTCTGCGCAACCTGGACCAGGCCCTGGTGAGCCGGCAGGAGGGCCCCGACCTGTGGCCGGTGGTCTCGCCCCTCTATCCGCTGGGTGAGACGGCGACGGACACCTATGCCGAGGGGTGTGGCTACTCCACGCTGCCGAGGACGTCGAGCCTGCCTCGCTTCGCCGCGTACCTGCCGCACATCGCCGAGGGCATCAACAAGGAGGCCTTCAACGAGTTCCGCTGCGTGTCGACGGGGACCGCCGACGTGCTGAAGCCGCGCACGGCGTTGGTGCAGGGCATCGCGCTGACGGCCCGGGAGATCGCGCAGATGGCGGACCGGGGCACGGGCCTGGTGTGGACGCCGCGCTCCAACGTCGCGCTGTATGGCGACACGGCCATGCTGCCCGCGTTCAAGCGCTCGGGTGTCAGCGTGTCGCTGAGCACGGAGTGGATCCAGTCCGGCTCCATGAACCTGCTGCGCGAGCTGAAGTGCGCGGACTCGCTCAACACGACGTACTTCTCGCGCGCGTACAGCGACCAGGAGCTCTGGCTGATGACGACGGCCAACGCGGCCGAGGCGCTGAACGCGCAGAGCCGCCTGGGCCGCATCGCCCCTGGGATGCTGGGCGACCTGGCGATCTTCTCGCTGCGGACGTTCGAGAAGTCGCCGCACCGCGCGGTCATCACCGCCGAGCCCGGCGACGTCGTGCTGGCGATGCGCGGCGGCAAGGCGCTCTACGGCGACCAGGCGCTGGTGGAGGCGCTCAAGGGCGCCGCGGAGTCGTGCGACACGGTGGACGTGTGCGGCAAGCCCAAGTCCGCCTGCCTCCAGTCGGAGGTGAACAAGACGATGGCGGCGCTTCAGACCGCCAACCCCACCGCCTATCCGTTGTTCGCGTGTGGCGTCCCGGAGGGCGAGCCCGTGTGCCAGCCTCGGCGCATCGCGAACGACCCGAAGTTCCCCGCGTCGGTGACGGGCTCCACGGTCTACTCGGGTGAGACTCGCGCGGACGACCCGGATGGTGATGGCCTGAAGGGCCGCGCCGACAACTGCCCTTTCGTCTTCAACCCCATCCGCCCGATGGACGGCGGCAAGCAGGCCGACTCGGATGGTGATGGCGTGGGCGACGCGTGCGACGTGTGCCCGCTGGCGGCGAACTCCACCACGTGCGAGCCGAAGGTCGTGGGCGATGACGACCACGACGGCATCCCGACGTGGCAGGACAACTGCCCGTTCGTGGCCAACCCGGACCAGGCGGACAAGGACGGCGACGGCAAGGGTGACGCGTGCGACACGTGCGACGTGCCGAACCCCGGCAACCTGGGGTGCCCCTCCACCATCCACGCGCTGAAGACTCCCGACGGTGACCGGCTGCCCCTGAATGGCAAGGAGGTGTCGCTCACGGACGTCATCGTCACCGCGGTGGTGAAGGGGACCACGGCGACGAACATGGGCTACTGGCTCCAGGTGCACCCGCTCCCGTCGGGGACGAGCGTGGAGTACTCGGGTGTCTACGTGTACTCGCCCAAGGCCGACCTGGCCGTGGGGGACCGGGTGGACATCACCACCGGCACGCTCACGGTCTTCAACGGCCTGCCGGAGCTGGTGGACGTGAAGTACTCCCGGCGCAGCACGCGCAACACGCTGCCCTCGCCGGTGGTCGTCACGTCCTCGGAGGTGCGCACGGGCGGACCTCGGGCCGCGGCGCTGGAGGGTGTGCTGGTGGAGGTGCAGGACGTGGGCGTCAGCAGCGAGGCTGACCAGTTCATGCAGTTCCTGGTCAACGAGAGCGGTGACCCGACGCAGCCGTCGCTGATGGTGGATGACTTCGCCTACACGTATGCGGCGCAGACGCTCGGCACGCGCTACGGCGCGCTGCGCGGCGTGCTGACGTACAACTTCAGCGACTCCAAGCTGATTCCGCGCAGCATCGCGGACCTGGCGCCGCCCCTGCCGACGCTGACGGGCTTCGGGCCCGGAGGCTATGTCCGCATGGGCGGGACGGGGCCGGTCAGCACCTTCCCACAGGTCCTGACGTTGACGTTGTCCGGCGCGTACTCGGAGGCGCTCGACGTCGTCGTCACCTCGAGCAACAGCAGCGCGCTGCGCGTGGTCAATGGCGTGGTGACGGTGCCCAAGGGCCAGAGCTCGGTGGAGGTGAAGGTGGAGCCGCTCGCGTCGGCGTCGAACGTGACGCTCACCGCGACGCTGCGCGGCAACTCGCGCCAGGCTTCGTTCCGGGTGCTGGGCGCGGCGGAGCTGCCAGAGGTGGTCCACGTGACGCCTTCGGACGCGACGGTGGTGCCGGGAGGCTCGGTGTCCTTCACGGTGGAGCTGGACCGTCCGGCCCCCGCCAATGCCACCGTGGCCCTGAGCGTCAATCCGGCGACGGGCTTCGGCACGCTGACGCCGGCGAACGGGGTGTTGCCGGTGGCGTTGAACGCGACGCAGGCGACGTTCAGCCTCACGGTCGACGAGACGGCCGTGGGACCCACGGGCTCGGTGAGCGCGGCCGTGGGCGCCAGCAGCGCCAGCGCCACGGTGACGCTGGACATGACCGCCCCCAGGTTGGTGTCGCTCACTCCGGCGGGCCCCGTGACGGTGGCCTACGGTCAGACGCAGGAGTTCCGGGTGACGTTGTCCTCGGCTCCGACGGCGGATGTCTCGCTGGCGCTGGCGGCCACGCCGGGCACGGGTGTCACCCGCTTCGGCACGGTGCCGGCCACGGTGACGGTGCCCGCGGGGGCGACGGAGGCCACGTTCCTCTTCACCGCGGATGCCCAGGGCGACGGCGCGGGCACGGTGTCCGTGTCGCTGCTCGGAGTCCACCGGAGCACGCAAGTCACCGTGACGCCGCCGCCGGCGAAGCTCGCGTCCATCTCTCCCGAGCGGCCGACGGTGTACTTCGGTGCACACCAGGCCTTCACGCTGACGCTGGACCGCCGGGCCGTGGCGGGTGGCGCGACCATCCAACTGGCGCTGACTCCAGCCACGGGGCTGGGGACGCTGGAGGCCGCGACGGTGACGGTGGCGGAAGGCGCCACGCAGGCACAGGTCATCTTCACGGCGGGGACCGTGGCGAGCAGCGGAACGCTGACCGCGACGTATGACGGCGTGACGAAGACGGCGGAAATCACCACCGCGGAGCGCCCGGCGCCCGGCCACATCGTCGTCAACGAGTTCGACTACGACCCGGTGGGGACGGACTCGACCGTGCTTCGGGAGTTCGTGGAGATCTACAACCCGAGCGCTGGACCCGTCTCCCTGTCGGGGGTGTTCCTGGTCCTCGTCAACGGCAACGCCACGCCGCCGACGAGCTACGACAAGATTGACCTGAGCTCCCTCACCTCGCTCGCGCCGGGTGAGTTCCTGGTGGTGGGCCACGCGAACGTGGTGGACCCGCTCCAGGGCCTGCCGGGCATCAAGGTGCTGACGTTGGCCAGCAACAAGTCCATCCAGAACGGCGGCACGGGCGGAGATGCCATCGCGCTCTACGACAGTACCCAGGACACCCTGATTGACACGGTCTCCTATACGGGGTCGGTGTCGGCCGCCACCATCCAGGGTGGGACGGGCAAGGTGTTCAACTTCGTCGAAGGTCCCAGGAGCCCGTCGGGTCTGGTGGACGCGAACGCGAATGGCTCGCTGGGCCGCAACCCCGAGGGCGCCGACACGGACGACAACGTGGATGACTTCAGGTTCTCCACCACGCTCACGCCGGGCCGGGCGAACGTCATCACGCCGTAG
- a CDS encoding metallophosphoesterase codes for MDSLARFVVFAVLTGVLTVGVHIYLYRRLFADTSENRMWRRVGMGAMTLLGTLLVLSFSVTRFLPMDFTFAVATGVWLWMGTSLYLLFALGFIGGARSLTRRLARTKATAALPASPVGAVELAPVPAVNVERRRFLARASAGGAALAAGGLSSYGMWNAFHPPVVNEVAVRLPGLPRALDGYTIVHLSDIHVGPIIQRRFMDELVARCNALHPDLVAITGDLVDGKVPSLGPAVAALRELRTRDGTYFVTGNHEYYWDAHSWAGALEGMGVQVLRNRHVRIGDAADSFDLVGVDDWAARNMGPGRGYDLEAALAGRQPDRASVLLAHQPANWREAAQAGMGLQLSGHTHGGQFFPFTLAVSAIWEHDAGHYEENGKHLYVSQGTGFWGPPLRVGSGPEIVKVTLLA; via the coding sequence ATGGACTCCTTGGCGCGCTTCGTCGTCTTCGCGGTCCTCACGGGTGTGCTCACCGTGGGCGTCCACATCTACCTGTACCGCCGCCTGTTCGCGGACACGTCGGAGAACCGCATGTGGCGCAGGGTAGGCATGGGCGCGATGACGCTGCTGGGCACCCTGCTGGTGCTGTCCTTCTCGGTGACGCGCTTTCTGCCCATGGACTTCACCTTCGCGGTGGCCACGGGTGTGTGGCTGTGGATGGGCACGTCGCTCTACCTGCTGTTCGCGCTGGGGTTCATCGGCGGCGCGCGGTCGCTGACGCGGCGGCTCGCGCGGACGAAGGCCACCGCCGCGCTCCCGGCATCACCCGTGGGAGCCGTGGAGCTCGCGCCGGTGCCCGCGGTGAACGTGGAGCGGCGGCGCTTCCTGGCGCGTGCCTCGGCGGGAGGCGCGGCGCTCGCCGCGGGGGGACTGTCGAGCTATGGGATGTGGAACGCGTTCCATCCGCCGGTGGTGAATGAAGTCGCGGTGCGGCTTCCGGGACTGCCTCGCGCGTTGGATGGCTACACCATCGTCCACCTGAGCGACATCCACGTGGGCCCCATCATCCAGCGCCGCTTCATGGACGAACTGGTGGCGCGGTGCAACGCGCTGCACCCGGACCTGGTGGCCATCACGGGCGACCTGGTGGACGGGAAGGTGCCATCGCTGGGGCCCGCGGTGGCGGCGCTGCGAGAACTCCGCACCCGGGACGGCACGTACTTCGTCACGGGCAATCATGAGTACTACTGGGATGCCCACTCCTGGGCGGGAGCACTGGAGGGCATGGGGGTGCAGGTGCTGCGCAACCGGCACGTGCGCATCGGCGACGCGGCGGACTCGTTCGACCTGGTGGGCGTGGATGACTGGGCGGCGAGGAACATGGGCCCCGGGCGCGGATACGACCTGGAGGCGGCGCTGGCCGGCAGACAGCCGGACCGGGCATCCGTGCTGCTCGCGCATCAGCCCGCCAACTGGCGCGAGGCGGCCCAGGCCGGCATGGGGTTGCAGCTGTCCGGGCATACCCACGGAGGACAGTTCTTCCCCTTCACGCTCGCGGTGTCCGCCATCTGGGAGCACGACGCGGGGCACTACGAGGAGAACGGCAAGCACCTCTACGTCAGTCAGGGAACGGGCTTCTGGGGCCCGCCCCTGCGCGTCGGCTCCGGGCCGGAAATCGTCAAGGTGACGCTGCTGGCGTGA
- a CDS encoding chromosome condensation regulator RCC1, producing the protein MRMDNVMARPGFAQVWVLSVWLVMGCGGTSSPAEPAPSQASLATRSQSLAPALSKVAAGSQHSLYVTPTGTVWAWGGNGSGQLGIGSVSFQRVIARQVPGLTDVTSVAAGDAHSLALRSDGTVWTWGGNNAGQVGDGTNVDRPTPKQVQGLADVVAVTAGEFHSLVLRADGTVWAWGSNFYGQLGRGHTQPGPSPAQVVGLTNVVALAAGFDFSLAVRSDGTVWAWGANGSGQLGDGTYAQRLAPTQVSQLQGISAVTAGLYHALALRSDGTVWAWGSNASGQMGDGTWTDRPTPVQVSTVTRAKAVAAQDAGSLVLLDDGGVLAWGLNAQGQLGDGTTTDSPLPVRVQGLGAVTALAAGTQHAVALRADGTLWTWGNGATGQLGHGSSERLLSPEVVTRLSGVSAVASGSFHSLAALSDGSVWSWGRNNYGQLGDGTPTERHLPVRVPNLSSVLWVAASGHHSFALRSDGTVWGWGRNAQGQLGDGTTKDRSMPAPVTGLSSVKALAAGGSHMVALRTDGTVWTWGYNGVGQLGDGTTTDRRAPVQVPGLSGVVSVAAGTYFSLALRSDGTVWAWGDGFEGQLGDGTGVQRVSPVQVVGLSRVVKLAAGAAHGLAVREDGTVWAWGDNGEGQIGDGSWSDRFRAVQVYGLTGVTSVVGGLYHSMALTQDGTLRAWGGNAYGQFGDGGVAPRVIAGVVPGLSRIKLLGASYLHVLAVREDGALLAWGYNRFGQLGLGAVGWSALPVQVRGLGQGRRLSAGRAHSLLVRTDGTVLAWGQNTAGQLGDGTTTHRASPVLARNLPCARAASAGRQHSLMLACDGTVWSWGANQRGQLGDGSVTSRVFPAKVEGLWGVLAVLAGGDSSMALRADGTVWTWGANGSGQLGDGTLGDRATPMEVKGLSGIASGVMGESHALVVGQDGAVWAWGANQRGQLGDGTTTSSASPLRVTGLTATSVSVGQAYSLAVLPDGSVWGWGANDSGQLGDGTNVARSTPKPVQDFWDVKAVSAGAHHVVAVRHDGTVWGWGANAFGQVGDGTHFWRFRPVRVEGLANAVETSSGEQHSLALLSDERVLSWGSHEFGQLGDAESGPSLEPVGVKLPSSKVLVPVASVSAWHQHAVALLADGTVQTWGSNADGQLGDGTTESRATPVTVSSLASMVAVAPAARHTLALRSDGTVWAWGDNTFGQLGDGSNERRTLPIQVVGLEKVVAIATGSYHSLAVRDDGTVWTWGYNVFGQLGDGTMDARAVPTRMLGLDGAVAVAGGEYHSLVLRGDGTLWASGNNAHGQLGEGTFTNRLTPFQVVQVDKVSAVRAGGYHSVALREDGSVWTWGNNGQGQLGDGTQTTRRVPAPVPGLTGVTSVGAGTSHTFAVATETWAWGRNSHGQLGTGDSSDRLVPARVKGLQGVKSVLAGGDFSVAHGADGTALSWGTNVHGTLGIGIAGQRTVPGVVSLP; encoded by the coding sequence ATGCGGATGGACAACGTGATGGCGAGGCCGGGCTTCGCACAGGTATGGGTGCTGAGCGTCTGGCTCGTCATGGGGTGCGGAGGCACCTCGAGCCCCGCTGAGCCGGCTCCCTCACAGGCCTCCCTTGCCACACGCTCACAATCCCTCGCGCCCGCATTGTCGAAGGTCGCCGCGGGCTCGCAGCACTCGCTCTACGTCACGCCGACCGGCACCGTGTGGGCCTGGGGTGGCAACGGCTCAGGACAGCTCGGCATCGGAAGTGTGTCGTTCCAGCGTGTCATTGCCCGGCAGGTGCCAGGGCTGACGGACGTCACGAGTGTCGCCGCGGGGGATGCGCACTCGCTCGCGCTGCGCTCCGACGGGACGGTGTGGACGTGGGGAGGCAACAACGCGGGCCAGGTGGGAGATGGCACCAACGTCGACCGTCCCACGCCCAAGCAGGTGCAGGGGCTCGCCGACGTGGTCGCCGTGACGGCGGGAGAGTTCCACTCGCTGGTGCTGCGCGCCGATGGAACGGTGTGGGCGTGGGGCAGCAACTTCTATGGCCAGCTGGGCCGTGGCCACACGCAACCGGGGCCTTCACCCGCGCAGGTGGTGGGGCTGACGAACGTGGTGGCGCTCGCCGCGGGCTTCGACTTCTCGCTGGCCGTGCGCTCCGACGGCACGGTGTGGGCCTGGGGCGCGAATGGCTCCGGACAATTGGGGGATGGGACCTACGCGCAGCGCCTGGCGCCCACGCAGGTGTCCCAGCTCCAGGGCATCTCCGCCGTGACGGCGGGCCTCTATCACGCGCTCGCGCTGCGCTCGGACGGGACGGTGTGGGCGTGGGGCAGCAATGCCTCCGGGCAGATGGGGGACGGGACGTGGACGGACCGCCCCACGCCGGTGCAGGTCTCGACTGTCACTCGCGCGAAGGCCGTGGCCGCGCAGGACGCGGGCTCGCTGGTGTTGCTCGACGACGGCGGCGTGCTGGCCTGGGGGCTCAACGCGCAAGGGCAATTGGGGGATGGCACCACCACCGACAGCCCGCTCCCCGTGCGCGTGCAGGGACTGGGCGCGGTGACGGCGCTGGCCGCGGGGACGCAGCACGCGGTGGCGCTGCGCGCCGACGGCACCCTCTGGACGTGGGGCAACGGCGCTACGGGACAGCTGGGCCACGGCAGCTCCGAGCGGCTGCTCTCGCCCGAGGTCGTCACGCGTCTGTCGGGAGTGAGCGCGGTCGCGTCGGGCAGCTTCCATTCGCTGGCCGCGCTGTCCGATGGCTCGGTGTGGAGCTGGGGGCGAAACAACTACGGGCAGCTGGGTGACGGCACGCCCACCGAGCGTCACCTGCCCGTCCGGGTGCCGAATCTCTCCAGCGTGCTCTGGGTGGCCGCGTCGGGGCATCACTCGTTCGCGCTGCGCTCGGATGGAACGGTGTGGGGCTGGGGGCGCAACGCGCAGGGGCAGCTGGGCGACGGCACGACGAAGGACCGTTCGATGCCCGCGCCCGTCACGGGGCTGAGCAGCGTGAAGGCGCTGGCCGCGGGAGGCAGCCACATGGTGGCGCTGCGCACCGACGGCACGGTGTGGACATGGGGTTACAACGGCGTGGGGCAGTTGGGGGATGGCACCACCACCGACCGCCGCGCGCCCGTGCAGGTGCCGGGTCTGTCGGGCGTGGTGTCCGTGGCCGCAGGCACCTACTTCTCGCTGGCGCTGCGCTCCGATGGAACCGTGTGGGCCTGGGGGGATGGCTTCGAGGGACAGCTCGGGGATGGCACGGGAGTCCAGCGAGTGTCGCCGGTGCAGGTGGTGGGGCTGTCGCGGGTGGTGAAGCTGGCCGCGGGCGCGGCGCATGGCCTGGCCGTGCGCGAGGACGGCACCGTGTGGGCCTGGGGCGACAACGGGGAAGGGCAGATTGGCGACGGCTCGTGGTCCGACCGGTTCCGCGCCGTGCAGGTCTACGGCCTGACGGGGGTGACCTCCGTCGTCGGCGGGCTGTACCACTCCATGGCCCTGACCCAGGATGGAACGCTGCGCGCCTGGGGCGGCAACGCGTATGGACAGTTCGGGGATGGAGGTGTCGCGCCTCGGGTCATCGCGGGCGTGGTGCCCGGCCTCTCCCGCATCAAGCTCCTGGGCGCCAGCTACCTGCATGTGCTCGCCGTGCGCGAGGATGGCGCGCTGCTGGCGTGGGGTTACAACCGCTTCGGTCAGCTGGGCCTGGGCGCGGTGGGCTGGAGCGCGCTGCCGGTGCAGGTGCGAGGACTGGGGCAGGGGCGCAGGCTCTCCGCCGGGCGAGCCCACTCGTTGCTCGTGCGCACCGACGGCACCGTGCTCGCGTGGGGACAGAACACCGCCGGTCAGCTCGGGGATGGCACGACGACCCATCGCGCGTCGCCCGTGCTCGCGCGCAACCTGCCGTGTGCCCGCGCCGCGTCGGCGGGCCGGCAGCACTCGTTGATGCTCGCGTGTGATGGAACGGTGTGGTCCTGGGGTGCGAATCAACGGGGCCAGTTGGGCGATGGCTCCGTCACATCGCGCGTGTTCCCCGCGAAGGTGGAGGGCCTGTGGGGCGTGTTGGCCGTGCTCGCGGGAGGAGACTCCTCGATGGCGCTGCGCGCCGACGGCACGGTGTGGACGTGGGGCGCGAACGGCAGTGGCCAGCTCGGCGACGGCACGCTGGGAGACCGCGCCACGCCCATGGAGGTGAAGGGCTTGTCCGGTATCGCCTCGGGGGTGATGGGCGAGTCCCACGCGCTGGTGGTGGGCCAGGACGGCGCGGTGTGGGCCTGGGGCGCGAATCAGCGCGGCCAGTTGGGAGATGGCACCACCACCTCCAGCGCGTCGCCGCTTCGTGTGACGGGACTGACCGCCACGAGCGTGAGCGTCGGACAGGCCTACTCGCTGGCGGTGCTCCCGGATGGGAGCGTGTGGGGTTGGGGCGCGAATGACAGCGGGCAGCTCGGGGACGGCACCAACGTGGCGCGGAGCACGCCCAAGCCCGTGCAGGACTTCTGGGACGTGAAGGCGGTGTCCGCGGGCGCGCATCACGTGGTGGCGGTGCGCCATGACGGGACGGTGTGGGGCTGGGGCGCCAATGCCTTCGGACAGGTGGGCGATGGGACCCACTTCTGGCGCTTCCGTCCGGTGCGCGTGGAGGGGCTCGCCAACGCGGTGGAGACGTCGTCGGGGGAGCAGCACTCCCTGGCGCTCCTGTCGGACGAGCGTGTGCTCTCCTGGGGCAGTCACGAGTTCGGCCAGCTGGGTGACGCGGAGTCGGGGCCGAGCCTGGAGCCCGTGGGCGTGAAGCTGCCGAGCTCGAAGGTGCTCGTGCCCGTGGCCTCCGTGAGCGCGTGGCATCAGCATGCGGTGGCGCTGCTCGCGGACGGCACCGTGCAGACGTGGGGAAGCAATGCCGACGGTCAGCTCGGTGACGGCACGACGGAGAGCCGGGCCACGCCCGTCACGGTGTCGAGCCTTGCGTCGATGGTGGCCGTGGCTCCGGCCGCGCGGCACACGCTGGCGCTGCGCTCGGATGGCACCGTGTGGGCCTGGGGCGACAACACCTTCGGTCAGCTCGGCGATGGCTCCAACGAGCGGCGCACGCTGCCCATCCAGGTGGTGGGGCTGGAGAAGGTGGTGGCCATCGCCACGGGCAGCTACCACTCGCTGGCGGTGCGCGACGACGGCACCGTGTGGACGTGGGGCTACAACGTCTTCGGCCAGCTCGGGGATGGGACGATGGACGCGCGCGCCGTGCCCACGCGCATGCTCGGCCTCGATGGCGCGGTGGCGGTGGCCGGAGGGGAGTACCACTCGCTGGTGCTGCGCGGCGACGGGACACTCTGGGCCAGCGGCAACAACGCGCACGGACAGCTGGGAGAGGGGACCTTCACCAACCGGCTGACGCCCTTCCAGGTGGTGCAGGTGGACAAGGTGAGCGCGGTGCGCGCCGGGGGCTATCACTCCGTCGCGCTGCGCGAGGATGGGAGCGTCTGGACGTGGGGCAACAACGGCCAGGGGCAGCTCGGAGATGGCACGCAGACGACGCGGCGGGTGCCCGCGCCCGTGCCGGGACTGACGGGGGTCACGTCCGTGGGCGCTGGGACCTCTCACACCTTCGCCGTGGCCACAGAGACCTGGGCCTGGGGCCGCAACTCCCACGGACAGCTGGGCACGGGAGACAGCTCCGACCGGCTGGTGCCCGCGCGGGTGAAGGGGCTGCAAGGCGTGAAGAGTGTGCTGGCGGGCGGTGACTTCTCCGTGGCCCATGGCGCGGATGGCACCGCGCTGAGCTGGGGCACCAACGTCCACGGGACATTGGGCATCGGCATCGCGGGCCAGCGCACCGTGCCGGGCGTCGTCTCACTGCCCTGA